The Glycine max cultivar Williams 82 chromosome 3, Glycine_max_v4.0, whole genome shotgun sequence sequence aTCATCCATTAACACTAGAAAAAACCagttaaacataattttttaatatttcaatttcctttaaatttattaaaaaatatttttttcatatattaatttttagcaCTTATTCATAGGAGtctctatctatttttttttaataggcaAACTAGACCAAAAAAtcttaagagtaaaaaaaagttaaaaagaatatataatgcAAGCATATGTAGattgagaaagaagaaaaattaaagaaaacagtgtatttgtatatttttcaaaatcgaaCAGCTAGCTAAAGGttggaaataaaatttagagtAAAGTATGTGGTGAAATCTCACAAAGACAGTGTCGATGTAAACTTTATAAGTGGGGAGTAATCCTCACCTTACAACCCGATTTTGTAGGGTTGAGTGCGAGGGAAGGTGTGGTAAAAGTCcgccaaagaaaaattaaagatgaCCAACCTATGTGCGGTCCAATTTGCCTGGTACCTCTAGAAATAATTGCACCAATTGTCTCcatgcattttatttaagtatgCAACAAAGGCATACGTCACTTTGTTTGCGCAATGTGAAAACAAAGGCATATATGTCACTTTGGATCCCATGTATATAAAAGTTGTTTGTTCATAAACATGGATCCATAACTTGTGGATCCCATGTATTTAATATAGTAAGACCTGAATAAGATGATTTAATTAAGAAGACTtggattaattaaaatgtttatccAAAGAAGGTTAGTTACATGTTCAGACgcataaaacaataattaactaGAAATATTGTAGTATGATTTAAcagatatttaaaaatttgatccAATCATCTATATAAGAGGAAGGAGTGGTGTCCGATATAATCACACCAACCAAAGCCACAAAAGAAAAGCAGTAGCAACAGcccatataaaatataatggcCGAAACCTGCGACTCCAACAATAAAGTGATCCGTGAATACCACCATGATGCTTCCTTTATGTCAAGGTGTGACATCTTTACTGATGTTACCGAGTACCAACTGTGTCTGGCATATGCCGGAGAATCTGGTAAAGGAAAGTTCGAACCTAAGTGGGACACAGACAATGTCACTCCCCAACTTATCGAGCAGTTCAAGCTAAATTGTGATGCCTCGGGTCTGCCAGTCAAAGTATTTGTCAGCATCGGAGGAGATGACCCCTTCAAAGTTGCTGCTGGTGGTGCCGATGATTGGGTTCTCAATGCCACAACCACACTCCACCACATCATCAACGAGTACCACATCGATGGAATCGATGTTAACTACACCACAATCCAGTGCAACCAAACATTGTTTGTTAACTGCATTAAGGGTCTCATAAAGGGCCTAAGGGAAGCTCTATGCACCACTGGGTTTGTGGCTTCCTTAGCTCCAGATGCTGCCACCAATGAGACTTTCTACTTGCCCTTGTACCGATCTATTGATAATTCTTGGATTGGAACTGTTGTGTTTCAGTGCTTCGTTGATTTCGAACCTCTA is a genomic window containing:
- the LOC100779536 gene encoding ruBisCO-associated protein, whose translation is MAETCDSNNKVIREYHHDASFMSRCDIFTDVTEYQLCLAYAGESGKGKFEPKWDTDNVTPQLIEQFKLNCDASGLPVKVFVSIGGDDPFKVAAGGADDWVLNATTTLHHIINEYHIDGIDVNYTTIQCNQTLFVNCIKGLIKGLREALCTTGFVASLAPDAATNETFYLPLYRSIDNSWIGTVVFQCFVDFEPLDPNRPVESLVRQVEKIVGEYDYYDSKILLGYSAIKEDWNKVSPPLFFLALNRLVHSWPRVKGASVKVISDTYAFIPPTWIPKLLSLAVSDAGKYP